The proteins below come from a single Roseiflexus sp. RS-1 genomic window:
- a CDS encoding transposase, producing MSSGEGRQLFWNVVLAVAQPCAHILHWSWQRRCHHALAQAAHCRRRARQLPPVVVAAADGLNLPAPAVIALPNGEPPAVEGANPPGEATREEIIAQVWARVAPLLPVPRRAGRQIVHDRRQILEAMVHVMHTDCGWSALPSHFPPGKTVHDHSVTWRKTGIWAQIWVGLRLPGARPFEQLQL from the coding sequence GTGAGCAGTGGGGAGGGTCGTCAGCTCTTCTGGAACGTGGTGCTCGCCGTGGCCCAGCCGTGCGCGCACATCCTGCACTGGTCGTGGCAGCGGCGCTGCCATCACGCCCTGGCCCAAGCGGCCCATTGCCGCCGCCGCGCCCGGCAGCTCCCGCCGGTGGTTGTGGCTGCTGCGGATGGCCTGAACCTGCCCGCGCCAGCGGTGATCGCGCTGCCGAACGGGGAGCCTCCCGCCGTGGAGGGCGCCAACCCTCCAGGTGAAGCCACCCGTGAGGAGATCATCGCGCAGGTTTGGGCACGCGTAGCCCCCTTGCTGCCCGTGCCGCGACGGGCAGGACGCCAGATCGTTCACGATCGGCGTCAGATCTTGGAGGCGATGGTGCATGTGATGCACACGGATTGCGGCTGGAGCGCCCTGCCATCCCATTTTCCTCCCGGGAAGACGGTTCACGATCACTCCGTCACGTGGCGCAAGACCGGCATCTGGGCGCAGATCTGGGTGGGGCTCAGATTGCCGGGCGCCCGCCCATTCGAGCAACTCCAACTGTAG
- a CDS encoding response regulator: MSNLQHILVVDNDPVAAMVTQQGLQLLLGKDVEVSLAPSPGAAWLRCMRESVDLLIVDPSPPGRAAAALIKALHDERPHIPVVVLTAYDTPRLRSQMKRMGVRHYLAKPVELAELKNTVSGVLASLNNAQASPVMH, from the coding sequence GTGTCGAACTTGCAGCACATTCTGGTTGTCGACAACGATCCGGTTGCTGCGATGGTGACCCAACAGGGGCTGCAACTCCTCCTCGGTAAGGATGTTGAGGTCTCACTGGCGCCATCGCCGGGAGCGGCCTGGTTGCGCTGTATGCGCGAATCTGTCGATCTGTTGATCGTCGATCCAAGCCCGCCCGGTCGCGCTGCTGCCGCGTTGATCAAAGCGCTCCACGACGAACGTCCCCATATTCCGGTCGTGGTGCTGACTGCCTACGATACGCCGCGTCTGCGCTCGCAGATGAAGCGGATGGGCGTCCGTCATTATCTGGCAAAGCCGGTGGAACTGGCGGAACTGAAGAATACGGTCAGCGGCGTGCTGGCTTCCCTCAATAACGCTCAGGCATCGCCGGTTATGCATTGA